A genomic segment from Pseudopipra pipra isolate bDixPip1 chromosome 14, bDixPip1.hap1, whole genome shotgun sequence encodes:
- the IRF8 gene encoding interferon regulatory factor 8 isoform X2 codes for MCDRNGGRRLRQWLIEQIDSEMYPGLIWENEEKSMFRIPWKHAGKQDYNQEVDASIFKAWAVFKGKFKEGDKAEPATWKTRLRCALNKSPDFEEVTDRSQLDISEPYKVYRIVPEEEQKCKAGVGNGSNLNDVTEMDCSSSAIDDLIKEPPCVDEYLGIIKRSPSPPQETCRNPPIPDWWVQQPNPALPLMNGYSGYEQYHSGYSQMVISFYYSGKLVGHVSTSCSEGCRIALGQPSGHGEKLYAPDALEHVRFPSADAIPNDRQKQITRKLFGHLERGVLLHSNKQGIFIKRLCQGRVFCSGNTVVYKDRPNKLERDEVVKIFDTSLFFRELQQYYNNQGRFPDSRVMLCFGEEFPDTVPPRCKLILVQVEQLYVKQVVEEAGKTCSSNPMLPMADEPQHDQVYRIFQDICTTHQRPLFRENQQIAV; via the exons ATGTGTGACCGGAACGGCGGCCGGCGGCTCCGGCAGTGGCTGATCGAGCAGATTGACAGTGAGATGTACCCCGGGCTCATCTGGGAGAACGAGGAGAAATCCATGTTCCGCATCCCCTGGAAGCACGCTGGGAAGCAGGACTACAACCAGGAGGTGGATGCTTCTATTTTCAAG GCCTGGGCTGTCTTCAAAGGCAAGTTCAAAGAAGGTGACAAAGCTGAGCCGGCCACGTGGAAGACGCGGCTGCGCTGCGCTTTGAACAAGAGCCCTGACTTTGAGGAGGTGACAGACAGGTCCCAGCTGGACATCTCTGAGCCCTACAAGGTCTACAGGATCGTgccagaggaggagcagaaat GCAAAGCAGGTGTTGGCAATGGGAGCAACCTGAATGATGTCACGGAGATGgactgcagctcctctgcaatCGATGACCTCATCAAAGAG CCCCCCTGTGTGGATGAATACCTGGGGATCATCAAGAGGAGCCCCTCACCCCCCCAGGAGACCTGCAGAAACCCCCCAATACCCGACTGGTGGGTGCAGCAGCCCAACCCTG CGTTGCCCCTGATGAACGGATACTCTGGCTATGAGCAGTATCATTCAG GTTACTCCCAGATGGTGATCAGCTTCTACTACAGCGGGAAGCTGGTGGGCCACGTCAGCACCTCATGCTCTGAGGGCTGCAGGATCGCTCTGGGCCAGCCCTCTGGCCACGGGGAGAAGCTCTATGCCCCGGATGCCCTGGAGCATGTCCGGTTCCCCTCGGCTGACGCCATCCCGAATGACCGCCAGAAGCAGATCACCAGGAAGCTCTTTGGACACCTGGAGAggggtgtcctgctgcacagcaaCAAGCAGGGCATCTTCATCaagaggctgtgccagggcagggtcttCTGCAGCGGGAACACCGTGGTCTACAAGGACAGGCCCAACAAACTGGAGCGGGATGAGGTGGTGAAGATATTTGACACCAGCTTGTTCTTCAGAG agctgcagcagtaCTACAACAACCAGGGCCGCTTCCCAGACAGCAGAGTCATGCTGTGCTTTGGAGAGGAGTTCCCAGACACTGTGCCACCAAGGTGTAAGCTCATCCTTGTCCAG GTGGAGCAGTTGTATGTCAAGCAGGTGGTGGAGGAGGCTGGGAAGACCTGCAGCAGCAACCCCATGCTCCCCATGGCTGATGAGCCCCAGCATGACCAGGTGTACAGGATCTTCCAGGACATCTGCACGACACACCAGCGGCCGCTCTTCCGAGAAAACCAACAGATTGCTgtctga
- the IRF8 gene encoding interferon regulatory factor 8 isoform X1 yields the protein MERPVCCHLLRMCDRNGGRRLRQWLIEQIDSEMYPGLIWENEEKSMFRIPWKHAGKQDYNQEVDASIFKAWAVFKGKFKEGDKAEPATWKTRLRCALNKSPDFEEVTDRSQLDISEPYKVYRIVPEEEQKCKAGVGNGSNLNDVTEMDCSSSAIDDLIKEPPCVDEYLGIIKRSPSPPQETCRNPPIPDWWVQQPNPALPLMNGYSGYEQYHSGYSQMVISFYYSGKLVGHVSTSCSEGCRIALGQPSGHGEKLYAPDALEHVRFPSADAIPNDRQKQITRKLFGHLERGVLLHSNKQGIFIKRLCQGRVFCSGNTVVYKDRPNKLERDEVVKIFDTSLFFRELQQYYNNQGRFPDSRVMLCFGEEFPDTVPPRCKLILVQVEQLYVKQVVEEAGKTCSSNPMLPMADEPQHDQVYRIFQDICTTHQRPLFRENQQIAV from the exons ATGGAACGTCCTGTCTGCTGTCACTTGCTCAG GATGTGTGACCGGAACGGCGGCCGGCGGCTCCGGCAGTGGCTGATCGAGCAGATTGACAGTGAGATGTACCCCGGGCTCATCTGGGAGAACGAGGAGAAATCCATGTTCCGCATCCCCTGGAAGCACGCTGGGAAGCAGGACTACAACCAGGAGGTGGATGCTTCTATTTTCAAG GCCTGGGCTGTCTTCAAAGGCAAGTTCAAAGAAGGTGACAAAGCTGAGCCGGCCACGTGGAAGACGCGGCTGCGCTGCGCTTTGAACAAGAGCCCTGACTTTGAGGAGGTGACAGACAGGTCCCAGCTGGACATCTCTGAGCCCTACAAGGTCTACAGGATCGTgccagaggaggagcagaaat GCAAAGCAGGTGTTGGCAATGGGAGCAACCTGAATGATGTCACGGAGATGgactgcagctcctctgcaatCGATGACCTCATCAAAGAG CCCCCCTGTGTGGATGAATACCTGGGGATCATCAAGAGGAGCCCCTCACCCCCCCAGGAGACCTGCAGAAACCCCCCAATACCCGACTGGTGGGTGCAGCAGCCCAACCCTG CGTTGCCCCTGATGAACGGATACTCTGGCTATGAGCAGTATCATTCAG GTTACTCCCAGATGGTGATCAGCTTCTACTACAGCGGGAAGCTGGTGGGCCACGTCAGCACCTCATGCTCTGAGGGCTGCAGGATCGCTCTGGGCCAGCCCTCTGGCCACGGGGAGAAGCTCTATGCCCCGGATGCCCTGGAGCATGTCCGGTTCCCCTCGGCTGACGCCATCCCGAATGACCGCCAGAAGCAGATCACCAGGAAGCTCTTTGGACACCTGGAGAggggtgtcctgctgcacagcaaCAAGCAGGGCATCTTCATCaagaggctgtgccagggcagggtcttCTGCAGCGGGAACACCGTGGTCTACAAGGACAGGCCCAACAAACTGGAGCGGGATGAGGTGGTGAAGATATTTGACACCAGCTTGTTCTTCAGAG agctgcagcagtaCTACAACAACCAGGGCCGCTTCCCAGACAGCAGAGTCATGCTGTGCTTTGGAGAGGAGTTCCCAGACACTGTGCCACCAAGGTGTAAGCTCATCCTTGTCCAG GTGGAGCAGTTGTATGTCAAGCAGGTGGTGGAGGAGGCTGGGAAGACCTGCAGCAGCAACCCCATGCTCCCCATGGCTGATGAGCCCCAGCATGACCAGGTGTACAGGATCTTCCAGGACATCTGCACGACACACCAGCGGCCGCTCTTCCGAGAAAACCAACAGATTGCTgtctga
- the LOC135422040 gene encoding dual specificity protein phosphatase 22-A-like isoform X2 translates to MGSGMSKVVTGLYLGNIRDSEDHENLLKNGVTHILSVYNGAKPVLEDMTYLCISASDSSSQNLLQHFKESIKFIHECRLGGGGCLVHCLAGVSRSTTILVAYLMTVTELGWESCLAATKAVRPYVSPNSGFQQQLQEYERTLLQEYRAWIRRDYGRNPFQDQEELQRLLGQQKQGQKEQQLGSSWFRSAAPTYPPPCHTGGTGGSRWMNR, encoded by the exons ATGGGGAGTGGAATGAGCAAG GTTGTCACAGGCCTCTACCTCGGGAATATCCGTG ATTCTGAGGACCATGAAAACCTGCTGAAGAATGGGGTGACCCACATCCTCTCTGTCTACAACGGCGCCAAGCCCGTGCTGGAG GACATGACCTATCTGTGTATCTCGGCCTCAGATTCCTCCAGTCAAAACCT GCTGCAGCATTTTAAGGAGAGCATCAAGTTCATCCACGAATGCCGGCTTGGTGGGGGAGGCTGCCTTGTCCATTG cctggccGGGGTCTCCCGCAGCACCACCATCCTGGTGGCTTATCTGATGACAgtgacagagctgggctgggagagctgcctgGCTGCCACCAAGGCTGTGAGACCCTACGTCAGCCCCAACTCtggcttccagcagcagctgcaggaataCGAGAGGACCCTGCTACAGGAG TATCGTGCCTGGATCCGCCGTGACTATGGCAGGAACCCATTCCAGgaccaggaggagctgcagcgcTTGCTGGGCCAGCAGAAGCAGGggcagaaggagcagcagctggggagctCCTGGTTCCgctctgcagctcccacctACCCACCTCCCTGCCACACCGGTGGCACTGGCGGCAGCAGATGGATGAACAGATAA
- the LOC135422040 gene encoding dual specificity protein phosphatase 22-A-like isoform X1, with translation MGSGMSKVVTGLYLGNIRDLPGGQVIPMWLLLPDSEDHENLLKNGVTHILSVYNGAKPVLEDMTYLCISASDSSSQNLLQHFKESIKFIHECRLGGGGCLVHCLAGVSRSTTILVAYLMTVTELGWESCLAATKAVRPYVSPNSGFQQQLQEYERTLLQEYRAWIRRDYGRNPFQDQEELQRLLGQQKQGQKEQQLGSSWFRSAAPTYPPPCHTGGTGGSRWMNR, from the exons ATGGGGAGTGGAATGAGCAAG GTTGTCACAGGCCTCTACCTCGGGAATATCCGTG ATCTCCCAGGAGGGCAGGTGATTCCAATGTGGCTCCTGCTTCCAGATTCTGAGGACCATGAAAACCTGCTGAAGAATGGGGTGACCCACATCCTCTCTGTCTACAACGGCGCCAAGCCCGTGCTGGAG GACATGACCTATCTGTGTATCTCGGCCTCAGATTCCTCCAGTCAAAACCT GCTGCAGCATTTTAAGGAGAGCATCAAGTTCATCCACGAATGCCGGCTTGGTGGGGGAGGCTGCCTTGTCCATTG cctggccGGGGTCTCCCGCAGCACCACCATCCTGGTGGCTTATCTGATGACAgtgacagagctgggctgggagagctgcctgGCTGCCACCAAGGCTGTGAGACCCTACGTCAGCCCCAACTCtggcttccagcagcagctgcaggaataCGAGAGGACCCTGCTACAGGAG TATCGTGCCTGGATCCGCCGTGACTATGGCAGGAACCCATTCCAGgaccaggaggagctgcagcgcTTGCTGGGCCAGCAGAAGCAGGggcagaaggagcagcagctggggagctCCTGGTTCCgctctgcagctcccacctACCCACCTCCCTGCCACACCGGTGGCACTGGCGGCAGCAGATGGATGAACAGATAA